In Silene latifolia isolate original U9 population chromosome X, ASM4854445v1, whole genome shotgun sequence, the following proteins share a genomic window:
- the LOC141623789 gene encoding formin-like protein 4 encodes MSFQTNLSHLFFLSLLLLFLNSFSLCQSNSPQNIQVVYPYSSPPLIPPSLPPPPLLQPLPPPPSLPSKKSTSKKTIATAIGVTAASTLVAAALLFFVCTRYGGHTKKAGSGHERVNPYAARPAAGSLQPVSETQFTRFDGNIKGLIVDEDGLDVLYWRKLEGSQRKSGPFHKEVFNNNNINKPPSGRRNIPRGKSSSSSSNKQIHPKDDQKAKLLDSKLPSSSDRVKEERVLNDSHDTQIVSRQPSHVVAALPPPPPPPPLPPQKKAAPPVPLRKGPAPPPPPAKGGSGSGSSSRPPAAPKGSASVYGVVEVSALGVDGVLEDKNDHVKLKPLHWEKVNVANRDHSMVWDKLDRGSFQYNGDMMEALFGTIATNRKSPKDNNTNAPNPASKIFILDSRRSQNIAIVIRSLNTSRQELIDGLLEGRGLNIETLEKLTRMAPTNEETSQILAFIGEVERLADAESFLYRLLKAIPSAFSRVNALLFRHTNGSEIQQLKDTLHTVDSACTELRSRGVFLKLLEAILKAGNRLNAGTTRGDAKAFNLTGLRKLSDYKSSDGKTTLLHFVVHEVVRNEGRRCVMNRNNSLSRSSSQKNPSATEPSNLKEEQEREFLKLGLPVVGGLSSEFTNVKKAAMIDYDTMVNITTSLGDRIAETRKIVLQIGTNSGKGEFIAEMKEFLGEAEREVNDFKEEQTRVMEFVKKTTMYYQSGGFKEKQPLQMFAIVKDFLGMVDNACIDITRSLQKKKGNSSGGGPSASPSSPTSPPSPDVLRTRVTFPRLPDHFLSEKSTECDTDDD; translated from the exons ATGTCATTCCAAACAAACTTATCACACTTATTCTTtttatctttattattattattccttaATTCTTTCTCATTATGTCAATCTAATTCACCTCAAAACATCCAAGTAGTTTATCCTTATTCATCACCCCCGTTAATCCCGCCGTCACTCCCTCCACCACCGCTGCTGCAACCTCTGCCGCCACCTCCTTCTCTGCCGTCGAAGAAATCAACGTCGAAGAAGACGATAGCGACTGCGATTGGTGTGACAGCCGCAAGCACTTTGGTCGCGGCTGCCTTGCTGTTCTTCGTGTGCACCAGATATGGTGGGCACACGAAGAAGGCTGGAAGCGGCCACGAGCGTGTGAACCCGTACGCCGCCAGACCGGCTGCAGGGAGTTTGCAGCCGGTGTCGGAGACGCAATTTACTAGGTTTGATGGGAATATTAAAGGGTTGATAGTTGATGAGGATGGATTGGATGTTCTGTATTGGAGGAAACTCGAAGGTAGCCAAAGGAAAAGCGGTCCTTTTCATAAGGAAgtgtttaataataataatattaataaaccGCCAAGCGGAAGAAGGAATATTCCACGTGGAAAATCGTCGTCGTCTTCTTCTAACAAACAAATACATCCAAAAGATGATCAGAAGGCCAAGTTGCTTGATTCAAAACTCCCTTCTTCTAGTGATAGAGTTAAAGAAGAGCGTGTACTTAACGATTCACATGATACTCAAATAGTTTCGAGACAGCCAAGTCATGTGGTTGCTGCGTTgccaccgccgccgccaccaccaccacttcCACCACAAAAGAAAGCAGCCCCGCCAGTTCCACTTAGGAAAGGACCAGCGCCACCACCTCCGCCAGCCAAGGGAGGTTCAGGATCAGGGTCCTCGTCAAGGCCGCCGGCAGCACCAAAGGGATCAGCAAGTGTGTATGGCGTTGTGGAAGTGTCGGCTTTAGGTGTGGATGGTGTATTGGAAGATAAGAATGATCACGTCAAATTGAAGCCGTTGCATTGGGAAAAAGTCAACGTTGCTAATAGGGATCATTCAATGGTTTGGGACAAACTTGATCGCGGCTCATTTCA GTACAATGGTGACATGATGGAAGCACTCTTTGGCACAATTGCTACAAATCGAAAATCACCTAAGGATAACAACACTAATGCGCCAAACCCAGCTTCCAAAATCTTCATTTTAGATTCCCGGCGTTCCCAAAACATAGCCATTGTGATTCGCTCTCTAAACACCTCTAGACAAGAATTGATTGATGGGTTATTAGAAGGAAGAGGCCTAAACATAGAAACCCTCGAGAAACTAACAAGAATGGCTCCTACCAATGAGGAAACATCTCAAATCCTTGCATTTATTGGTGAAGTAGAAAGGCTAGCTGATGCTGAATCCTTCCTATACCGCCTTTTGAAGGCAATTCCCTCAGCTTTCTCCCGGGTTAATGCATTGCTTTTTAGACACACCAATGGCTCCGAGATTCAACAATTGAAGGATACTCTTCACACAGTTGATTCTGCTTGTACTGAGCTTCGTAGCCGTGGAGTGTTCTTGAAGCTTCTAGAAGCTATCCTAAAAGCCGGAAACAGATTGAATGCTGGGACCACAAGAGGGGATGCCAAGGCATTCAACCTGACTGGACTGAGAAAACTTTCAGACTATAAGAGTAGTGATGGAAAGACTACATTGCTTCATTTTGTTGTCCATGAGGTTGTTAGGAATGAAGGAAGACGGTGTGTTATGAACCGAAACAATAGCCTATCTCGGAGTAGCAGTCAAAAGAACCCGAGTGCTACTGAACCATCAAATTTGAAAGAGGAGCAAGAGAGGGAGTTTCTGAAATTAGGCCTCCCTGTTGTTGGAGGATTAAGTTCGGAATTTACAAATGTCAAAAAAGCCGCCATGATTGATTATGACACTATGGTGAATATCACTACTTCTCTAGGAGACCGAATTGCAGAAACTAGAAAAATTGTATTACAGATTGGAACTAATAGTGGAAAGGGAGAGTTCATCGCGGAGATGAAAGAATTTCTCGGAGAAGCAGAACGTGAGGTGAATGACTTCAAAGAAGAACAAACTCGGGTTATGGAGTTCGTGAAGAAGACAACAATGTATTATCAATCAGGAGGATTTAAAGAGAAGCAGCCACTTCAAATGTTTGCCATAGTAAAAGATTTTCTAGGAATGGTTGATAACGCTTGTATTGATATAACCCGGAGTTTGCAAAAGAAGA